From a single Hippoglossus stenolepis isolate QCI-W04-F060 chromosome 2, HSTE1.2, whole genome shotgun sequence genomic region:
- the LOC124851104 gene encoding thrombospondin type-1 domain-containing protein 4-like, producing MVLGGLVYQLWDVGEWSDCTKRCGPGTQLRQVICRQVTHVHANGTESQVTVAPELCGVFDRPVTKSTCQLKICSQWDVRSEWSLCSVPCGVGQRSREAVCLSNQGDVEEDDECNMNLKPDTLQNCDMGACARSWFTSLWSQRCSAECGRGNRTRTAICLMDHVTDLPLDSCEGDRPAEVTSCDSGPCQNRLEWYTGPWGQCSAECGNGTQTRSVACIFNNNGHMEVADQSKCSDLPQPITAQTCSLKPCGAQWYFTEWSACSRSCNGGYRVREAHCLADSVAPSDGCDPSLTPESREECNKQPCVAEISPSCSDQYHNCMVVVQARLCIYNYYRGVCCASCSRAQKTYPNSFQKNHIRR from the exons ATGGTGCTGGGGGGGCTAGTGTATCAACT CTGGGATGTGGGGGAGTGGTCGGATTGCACCAAGAGGTGTGGGCCCGGCACTCAGCTCCGACAGGTCATCTGCCGTCAGGTCACTCACGTCCATGCCAACGGGACAGAGTCCCAGGTTACCGTTGCACCAGAGCTGTGCGGGGTGTTTGATAGGCCGGTGACCAAGTCGACCTGTCAGCTGAAAATATGCAGCCAATGGGACGTTCGATCTGAGTGGAGCTTg TGTTCAGTGCCATGTGGGGTGGGCCAGCGCAGCAGGGAGGCGGTGTGTCTGAGTAACCAGGGtgatgtggaggaggatgacgagTGCAACATGAACCTGAAGCCAGACACACTGCAAAACTGTGACATGGGAGCGTGTGCACGCAGCTGGTTCACCTCCCTCTGGAGCCAACGG TGCTCTGCAGAGTGTGGTAGAGGCAATCGAACCCGGACAGCTATATGCCTGATGGACCATGTGACTGACCTTCCATTGGACAGCTGTGAAGGGGATCGTCCAGCGGAGGTGACATCTTGTGACTCGGGCCCATGTCAGAACCGGCTGGAGTGGTACACAGGACCATGGGGTCAG TGTTCCGCAGAGTGTGGGAATGGCACGCAGACCCGGAGCGTGGCTTGTATTTTCAACAACAACGGTCACATGGAGGTCGCGGACCAGTCGAAGTGTTCTGATCtgcctcagccaatcacagctcagaCCTGCAGCCTGAAGCCATGTGGTGCCCAGTGGTATTTCACAGAGTGGAGCGCG TGTTCTCGTTCCTGTAACGGGGGCTACCGTGTACGAGAGGCCCACTGTCTTGCTGACAGTGTTGCCCCGAGTGACGGCTGTGACCCCAGTTTGACCCCGGAGAGTCGAGAAGAATGCAATAAACAACCTTGTGTAGCCGAGATAA GCCCATCGTGCAGTGACCAGTATCATAACTGTATGGTGGTGGTGCAAGCCCGACTCTGCATTTACAATTACTATAGAGGGGTCTGCTGCGCCTCCTGCTCCCGTGCACAGAAAACATACCCCAACTCATTTCAAAAGAACCACATCCGAAGGTGA
- the LOC118100589 gene encoding thrombospondin type-1 domain-containing protein 4 produces the protein MAELWQQLGSPQQRRALAPLFFICLLCPPSGALPWDNKASASPLEGFEVVKGNFSRTFLHVGYHKIAEIPAGAQNISIQETVKSRNYLALQTQTGVSIINGKWVIDRPGIFIALGTQLMYRRPNEIRSRLGESITAPGPLTEDLHVYLIYQQPGPAVHYEYSVPLQTTEPTPEPHAPSGILPLVETVDPSLSGEKTHPGDMTNNGITKETPYHSQVPTEPSVNSDLQPTYTWTRRGHTECSTTCGTGRRQVLLECVEKDSQATVPADLCDPPLQPVNQEENCNTQPCPA, from the exons ATGGCTGAATTGTGGCAGCAGCTCGGTTCCCCGCAGCAGCGTCGAGCTCTGGCTCCCCTCTTCTTCATTTGTCTTCTCTGCCCTCCCTCAGGTGCTCTTCCCTGGGATAACAAAGCCAGTGCATCCCCTTTGGAG ggGTTTGAGGTGGTGAAGGGGAATTTCTCTCGGACTTTCCTGCATGTTGGCTACCACAAGATTGCCGAGATTCCAGCAGGAGCGCAAAACATCAGCATACAGGAGACAGTGAAGAGCAGAAACTAcctgg ctctgcagaCCCAAACTGGAGTGTCTATCATCAACGGAAAGTGGGTGATTGACAGGCCTGGGATCTTCATCGCCTTGGGAACACAGCTGATGTACCGACGACCCAATGAAATCCGCTCTCGCCTCGGAGAGTCCATCACTGCGCCTGGGCCGCTCACTGAGGACCTGCACGTCTAC TTAATCTACCAGCAACCAGGTCCTGCTGTACACTATGAATACAGTGTACCTTTACAAACCACAGAACCCACTCCTGAGCCACATGCACCTTCTGGTATACTTCCCCTGG TAGAGACGGTAGATCCATCCCTCTCAGGCGAGAAAACACACCCAGGTGACATGACCAACAATGGCATCACCAAGGAGACACCCTATCACAGCCAGGTTCCCACTGAACCCAGCGTGAACTCTGACCTTCAGCCTACTTATACCTGGACGAGGAGGGGCCACACAGAGTGCAGCACAACCTGTGGCACTG GCAGGCGTCAAGTGCTCTTGGAGTGTGTTGAGAAGGATTCACAGGCGACTGTTCCTGCTGACCTCTGTGACCCTCCACTTCAACCAGTAAACCAGGAAGAAAACTGCAACACGCAGCCCTGCCCTGCTTAG
- the melk gene encoding maternal embryonic leucine zipper kinase produces MPVERTEPRGADELHRYYEVYETIGSGGFAKVKLGRHLLTGEKVAIKIMNKKDLGDDLPRVKVEIEAMKNLSHQHVCRLYQVIETSTQIFMVLEYCPGGELFDYIIAKDRLSEEETRVFFRQIVSAMAYVHSQGYAHRDLKPENLLIDENHNLKLIDFGLCAKPKGGLGYELMTCCGSPAYAAPELIQGRAYIGSEADVWSMGVLLFALLCGYLPFDDENCMVLYRKITRGKYDNPRWLSPGSVLLLNQMMQVDPKRRVAVRHLLDHPWVLKDYNSPVEWYSRQPLGHIDEDCITEMAVNMKRSRESTTALVKEWQYDHTTAIYLLLLSKKQRGKPVRLRPEPTPCEDSYSPSQQGLQSREALHYSEDEDAVLVGSLDFGSDYIDDCPWLPIKQHTPKGVRGQPDGCASNKDKRLASPSVERRYAYSPTPERGRKNAQHRQERRDRDQEQTAENKENVAVQDKDLDIFVLPPPRTPVSSKKNARHRNVLTTPNQNTDSNSGKNNALTPKDGGSGSKEPTKKRTAENKDPANIDLMAFSPERRSRSLDMAVTEDSGKKKRGGKVFGSLERGLDKVITMLTPSKRRALRDGPRKIKAQYNVTLTSQTNPDQILNQILSILPEKKVDFTQKGYTLKCQTWGDYGKVTMAFELEVCLLQRPEVVGVRRQRLKGDAWVYKHLVEDILSTSRI; encoded by the exons ATGCCCGTGGAAAGGACCGAGCCCCGCGGAGCGGACGAGCTCCACAGATACTATGAGGTCTATGAGACCATCGGCTCAG gaggCTTCGCTAAAGTCAAGCTGGGTCGACACCTCCTGACGGGAGAGAAGGTTGCCATTAAAATCATGAACAAGAAAGATTTGGGG GATGATCTGCCGCGTGTGAAGGTGGAGATTGAGGCCATGAAGAACCTGAGTCATCAGCATGTGTGCCGTCTTTACCAGGTCATAGAGACTTCCACACAGATCTTCATGGTGCTGGAG taCTGCCCAGGTGGAGAGTTGTTTGATTACATCATAGCAAAGGACCgtctgtcagaggaggagaccaGGGTGTTTTTCAGACAGATAGTGTCAGCGATGGCTTACGTCCATAGTCAGGGATATGCACACCGAGATCTCAAGCCG GAAAACTTGTTGATTGATGAAAACCACAATTTGAAGCTCATAGACTTTGGCCTTTGTGCCAAACCTAAG GGAGGCCTGGGTTATGAGCTGATGACGTGCTGTGGGAGCCCTGCCTACGCTGCCCCTGAACTCATCCAGGGAAGAGCATATATCGGCTCAGAG GCTGATGTTTGGAGCATGGGGGTGCTGCTGTTCGCTCTGCTCTGTGGATACCTGCCTTTCGATGACGAAAACTGCATGGTCCTCTACAGGAAGATAACG AGAGGTAAATACGATAACCCCCGGTGGCTCTCTCCAGGTAGTGTCCTCCTCCTCAATCAGATGATGCAG GTGGACCCCAAGCGGCGTGTTGCTGTTCGCCATCTACTGGACCATCCCTGGGTGCTGAAAGACTACAACAGCCCTGTGGAGTGGTACAGCAGGCAGCCg CTTGGTCACATAGATGAGGACTGTATCACTGAGATGGCAGTCAACATGAAGCGATCGAGAGAGAGCACCACAGCACTGGTGAAGGAG TGGCAGTACGACCACACCACAGCCatctacctgctgctgctgtcaaagaAACAGAGGGGAAAACCTGTCCGTCTGCGCCCTGAGCCGACTCCCTGCGAGGACTCCTACTCTCCCTCACAACAGGGTCTACAG tcaAGGGAAGCTCTTCATTATAGTGAGGATGAAGATGCTGTGCTTGTGGGTTCTTTGGATTTTGGCTCAGACTACATTGATGACTGTCCCTGGCTTCcaatcaaacaacacacacccaAGGGGGTCAGAGGGCAGCCAGACGGATGTGCTAGCAACAAAGACAAG AGACTGGCATCTCCATCAGTGGAGAGAAGATATGCTTACAGCCCGACTCCAGAGAGGGGGCGGAAGAACGCGCAGCATCGCcaggagaggagggacagagaccAAGAGCAAACCGCTGAGAACAAGGAGAATGTTGCTGTTCAAGATAAAGATTTAGACATTTTTGTGTTGCCTCCTCCTCGAACTCCGGTGTCCAGTAAGAAGAATGCACGCCACAGGAATGTGTTGACCACACCCAATCAAAATACTGACAGCAATAGCGGCAAGAACAACGCACTCACACCTAAAG ATGGAGGCAGTGGCTCTAAGGAACCAACCAAGAAGAGAACAGCAGAGAACAAGGACCCTGCAAACATAGACTTAATGGCTTTCAGTCCTGAGAGAAG GTCTCGGTCTTTGGACATGGCCGTTACAGAAGACAgcggaaagaagaagagaggagggaaggtgTTTGGTTCTCTGGAGAGAGGTCTGGATAAGGTGATCACCATGCTCACTCCCAGCAAGAGACGAGCACTGCGGGACGGCCCCCGCAAGATCAAG GCACAATACAACGTGACTTTGACGAGTCAGACGAATCCGGACCAGATACTTAACCAGATCCTCTCAATCCTGCCGGAGAAAAAGGTTGACTTCACACAGAAAGG ATATACCCTCAAGTGTCAGACCTGGGGCGACTACGGGAAGGTGACGATGGCGTTTGAGTTGGAGGTGTGCCTGCTGCAGAGGCCTGAGGTGGTCGGGGTCCGCCGCCAGAGGCTGAAGGGAGACGCTTGGGTCTACAAGCACCTGGTTGAGGACATCCTCTCCACATCCAGGATTTAA